GCGGTATTGCTACCGTGGTATAATTTAGCGAAATGTCCCCCTCTAATTTGTTTGCTAGTAACACCTATAATTCATTAAAACTTACTGTTAATGGAATTTGTTAATTATCTTTGTAcctcaaaaattaaaattcttactTGGAACACTAAAAGTGGAACCACAAGAAATGTGTATGCCAATGCTGAATTTAAAGATGTTCGCCTTTGCCTAGCATTGATTTGTGGAGTCCTTAATAAAACAGCAGCAAATATTATGGCATATAGAACAGCAACTAGAGATAAACACAAAAGTGCCCAAAAAGGCACAAATACAACTTCCCAACTCCATGTTATAAAACCATCTAATCTTAATGCCAAGAAAATGAATTGTAATACATTAACTGCACAAAACAATTCAAGTTCAAATGATCGATCATGTTTTGCAGCCCAAATGCAtacctaaaaatataaaacgtaaAACATTCATACTTTTTAAGAATTAATTTATATCCTTTTCATGCACAATTAAAATTTACTTACTGCTATTGACACTATAGAGATGAAGATAAGTGGTATGAATACCAGTATCCAAAGGTGTCTTTCCGATTCTAATTTATCACATACTAACAATTCAAACATAAACAGGATCAAATGTAATGCTGAAGTAATTAACATTGCCTTGTAATGTACATAGGCATCTCCTTCTAGCCTTGCGTGAGGATGGCTTAACCAAACATAATTTCCAATAGTAGCACCCAAAATTACCATACTGTTCCAAAACCATATTGGAGTAAACACGGACCAATAACTCCATTCTATGAAACCATCCAGTCGAAGAGCAAACAAGGATGTAAATATC
The Ptiloglossa arizonensis isolate GNS036 chromosome 3, iyPtiAriz1_principal, whole genome shotgun sequence genome window above contains:
- the LOC143144743 gene encoding transmembrane protein 185B translates to MNLQTLFQDFNPSKFLVHTCLMIFTSLFALRLDGFIEWSYWSVFTPIWFWNSMVILGATIGNYVWLSHPHARLEGDAYVHYKAMLITSALHLILFMFELLVCDKLESERHLWILVFIPLIFISIVSIAVCIWAAKHDRSFELELFCAVNVLQFIFLALRLDGFITWSWEVVFVPFWALLCLSLVAVLYAIIFAAVLLRTPQINARQRRTSLNSALAYTFLVVPLLVFQVLLANKLEGDISLNYTTVAIPLLISHITLIFMSFDAKGGNRWWFGIRKDFCHFLLGLCPLLQEYGNISYQPRSDQDQPPSEPMVSEKSEKHVKKIDLTKPVVPIISIDMPD